CAACGCCCACACCGACGAGGCCGCCGATGATGAGTGATTTAAATAAGATAATGAGGAACATGTATCTGCCCTTATTGGAGTTGTTTTATTGCGCGACGAAATCCACCTCATCGAGGTTAAGAGCCGTCACGTTGACGGAAACATCCAGCTCCACGCTGTAGCTCCGCCTTTCCCGGCGCAGGAAGAAGAACAGAAACGCTTCTTTGCGCACCCTGACCTGCGCCTGAACAACCTGCACGTCCTGTGGCTCAATGCGCAGAAGAATGCGGTTGGTGGATTTGAGCATCGTGCCCTGAACGTGGTTCAGAGCATCGGAAAAGGCTTTGGCTTTGGTATCGCCGCGCCCGCTGACCCGCACCGTAGTTGCGAATTTCTCTTTCATACTCAGCTGCCGTACTTCTTGTTCCACGCCAGTACCAGGCGCTCACCCAGCTCTTCTTTATCCATAAAACCAAAGCCAAGCACGTTGTTGCCTTCGTTAATCGCGGTCACGCCTTCATCAACGGAACGCATGCCGTATTTGGCTTTATAGCCATGTTTGGTTTGCGCGGTGATAGCGCCTGCGCCGCCGCTGCCGCAGAAGGAAATACCAAAGGTGGCGTTTTCTGCTTTCATCACATCGCCCAGCTTCATATCAGCGGCGACGCCAGGAATAACCACGGCGCGGCCGCCCGCTTTTTCGATCCCTGCTGCAACTTTCTGGCCTTTGCCCAGACGGTCGCCAATGACTACGGTAATTTGTTCCATTGTTTTCTCCTGATAATTCAAAGATTGTCTTTCGCCACTTCGAAATGCACTGACAGCAACCACGCTTCTTCTACCGGCAGATTCCCGAACTGATCGACCACCGCCTGCGCCATTTCCATCGACTCCGCGGAGATCTCTTCGAACAAGCTCTCTTCCACTTCTGGTAACGGCTCTCCGGTGAGAGAGCGATGAATCATCGCCTTCACGTGGGAGGCCAGCATCTGTTCCTGTACCGCGTTAGGCGTGATGTGCTTACTTTTGAACAGCGCGTAAATAAAATCCTGAATACGCGTCGTTAACTCCTCGGCTTCATGAACCATTACCGCTCCGTTATTCACCCTGGGTACCTCGTTAACTAATCTGTTGTTTAAGCTATCTGGCGGGGAGGAAGGTTTGTAGCGAGTTGTTTTCCACTTCGAAGTGGAAATCGACGAGGCAATAGTGATCTGTTCCACATAAAACCCTGGAATGACGGTTTTCCGCTGGCTTACCGTGAATTAGCTCACATAACTGAGCAGCAAAAAGCCCTCTTTCCAGCGGCCCTTTTTGTTCGAAAGTGTGATGAGAGGACGGTTTTGCCGCCATTATTGGCGTTGCTTATGACCGATACGTTCGTAGTGCAACAGTAAATCCTGCCGCTTATTGCGGCTCATCAGTGCCGTTCGGTCTCGTTTGCTATACCTTAATGGCATAATTTTTCCGAGTGGGGTTATCGCCGGGTAATGAAAATCGACGCTGAGATCACCTTCCGTAAGCTTGAGA
This region of Cedecea lapagei genomic DNA includes:
- a CDS encoding DUF4312 family protein — its product is MKEKFATTVRVSGRGDTKAKAFSDALNHVQGTMLKSTNRILLRIEPQDVQVVQAQVRVRKEAFLFFFLRRERRSYSVELDVSVNVTALNLDEVDFVAQ
- a CDS encoding SFCGS family glycine-rich protein, encoding MEQITVVIGDRLGKGQKVAAGIEKAGGRAVVIPGVAADMKLGDVMKAENATFGISFCGSGGAGAITAQTKHGYKAKYGMRSVDEGVTAINEGNNVLGFGFMDKEELGERLVLAWNKKYGS
- a CDS encoding glycine dehydrogenase, with product MVHEAEELTTRIQDFIYALFKSKHITPNAVQEQMLASHVKAMIHRSLTGEPLPEVEESLFEEISAESMEMAQAVVDQFGNLPVEEAWLLSVHFEVAKDNL